In Verrucomicrobiia bacterium, the genomic window AGACGTGACCAAGGAATTCAACGGGACGCGTGTCCTGGACCGCATCTCGTTCGAGCTGCGGCGCGGCGAAGTGCTGGGCTTTCTCGGGCCGAACGGCGCGGGCAAGACGACC contains:
- a CDS encoding ATP-binding cassette domain-containing protein, with product MRGSNTVDEAKTVTAQPPEEDVVMRVEDVTKEFNGTRVLDRISFELRRGEVLGFLGPNGAGKTT